A genomic region of Desulfonatronovibrio hydrogenovorans DSM 9292 contains the following coding sequences:
- a CDS encoding YheT family hydrolase, with protein sequence MPVLPSPSYTPVQPFKNGHIHTIYPALFRPVPDTDPVRERIDTPDGDFLDIDWHLSPQSDKKTAAIISHGLEGNSRKKYPLGMARRLTRLGMDAVCLNFRGCSGTPNRLPRLYHSGVTDDLDTVIRHVVKQGYKNVFLVGFSMGGNQLLKYLGEAPEQVPSQVRAAVAFSVPCDLSASSARLDSSVSRIYVMYFMRSLRAKIRLKAEMFPRIVDARDLNRIWTFHDFDNRYTAPLNGFRDAEDYYARASCLQFLQNIRVPSLLVQAQDDPFLTPSCFPLEQASKNSNLFLEIPKYGGHVGFHLPDRKNIYWSEYRAGGFLLDQVG encoded by the coding sequence ATGCCGGTTTTACCAAGCCCCAGCTACACCCCGGTTCAACCGTTTAAAAACGGCCATATACACACTATATATCCAGCCTTGTTTCGTCCTGTGCCGGACACTGATCCTGTCCGGGAACGCATAGATACTCCGGATGGAGACTTCCTGGATATTGACTGGCATCTAAGCCCGCAATCAGATAAAAAAACAGCCGCAATTATAAGTCATGGCCTGGAAGGAAATTCGCGCAAAAAATACCCTCTGGGTATGGCCAGGCGTTTAACCCGGCTGGGGATGGATGCAGTGTGCCTGAATTTCCGGGGATGCTCGGGCACTCCCAATCGTCTGCCCCGCCTGTATCACAGTGGTGTGACTGATGATTTGGATACGGTAATCCGCCATGTTGTCAAACAGGGATATAAGAATGTTTTCCTTGTAGGATTCAGCATGGGGGGTAATCAGCTGCTCAAGTATCTGGGGGAAGCTCCTGAACAGGTCCCTTCCCAGGTCCGGGCTGCTGTTGCCTTTTCCGTGCCCTGCGATTTATCCGCATCATCAGCCAGGCTGGACTCAAGTGTAAGCCGCATTTATGTCATGTACTTCATGCGCAGTCTCAGAGCGAAGATCCGCCTGAAGGCAGAGATGTTCCCCCGGATTGTTGATGCAAGAGATCTGAACAGGATATGGACTTTTCACGACTTTGATAATCGTTACACAGCCCCTTTGAATGGGTTCCGGGACGCTGAGGATTACTATGCCAGGGCGTCCTGCCTGCAATTTTTGCAAAACATTCGTGTTCCAAGCCTCCTGGTCCAGGCCCAGGACGATCCCTTTTTGACTCCATCCTGTTTCCCTCTGGAACAGGCCTCAAAAAATTCAAATCTTTTTCTGGAAATACCTAAATACGGCGGGCATGTGGGCTTTCACCTTCCAGACAGAAAGAACATCTACTGGTCAGAGTACCGGGCAGGAGGGTTTTTGCTTGATCAAGTCGGGTAA